The window ACGACCTTCACGATCGACGGCGCGGAGGGCGGCACATCTTCAGGAGGGGAATGAACACCATCCCGTGGATCAGAGCCCTCGCGGGGGCGCTCGTTGCGGCATCCGTCCTTCTGATCGCGCCGGCCTGCGCGCCGTCGACGGAACTTCCGGATGCCGCGACACCGGCGCCGACGCCGACGCCAACGCCGACGCCCACGTCCACGTCCACCTCGAGCGCGATCGATCTGAGGGCCGAGCTCGGCGCACTCGAGGCGACGTACGACGCCCGCGTCGGGGTCTACGCCCTCGACACCTTGACGGGCCAGACGGTGGCGCATCGCGCCGACGAGCGGTTCGCCTACGCCTCGACCTTCAAGGCGCTGTTGGCCGGCGTGGTCCTGTACGAGATCGACGACCTCGACCGCGTCGTGGCCTACGGCGGCGATGCGCTCGTGAGCTACTCCCCCGTCACCGAGCGGTATGTGGCGACCGGCTTGAGCGTCGGCGAGCTGGCCGAAGCGGCCGTTCGCGCGAGCGACAACACCGCCGCCAACCTGCTGCTCGACCAGCTGGGCGGGCCGGAGGGATTCGCCGCCGCACTCGCGCGATCGGGCGACGAGATCACCCAGCCCGAGCGCCGCGAGCCCGAGCTGAACTCGGCCGTGCCGGGCGATCCGCGCGACACCAGCACGCCTCGCGCGCTCGTGGATACGCTGCGGCAGTACGCCCTCGGAGACCTCCTGGCCGACGCCGAGAAGCAGACGCTGATCGACTGGATGAGCGGCAACAGTACGGGCGACACCCTCATCCGCGCCGGAGCTCCCGCGGGATGGACCGTCGCCGACAAGTCGGGCACGGGCGGTCACGGCACGCGCAACGACATCGGCATCGTCTGGCCTCCGGACGGCGAGCCGATCGTCATCGCCGTCCTCACGACGCGGGGTGTCGCCGACGCCGCCACCGACGACGCGCTGGTCGCCGAGGCGGCTGCCGTCGCGCTGGCGGGCCTCACGGAGGAGTAGCTCACCGACTGTCGATCCGGCCGATCCCCCCGCCGGCGCGCGCGAAGGTCTCACGAGCCTGGTGCCAGACCTGCGGGTCCCCACCGGCCGCCGCGCGCAGATAGGCCGCAGAAAGTCGGGCGAGAACGGCGACGCGCTCGGGATTCTCGTCGGTGGTCTCCGCCGCTTCCCAGCTCGGAATGCCCCCGAGCGAATGCTCGGCGCCGAACAGCGTGAGAAGGTCGGTCGCGCCGGCGCTGTGGACATACGCGTCGGTGAACCAGTCCGGCCCCCGACTCGACATCTTCGACTGATCCTGATCGCCCGCCACGACGAGAGTCGGGGTCGTCAGTTCGGCGAAGGACGGGTTCATGAAGGGGAAGTGCGCCTTCGCGAACGGATGCAGCTGCTCTCCCCCGAGCCCGGTCGCCGCGAGCAGGACGCCGGCGATGACGCGATCGTCGCCGTGGTCACCACCGACCACGCCGTCGGCGCCGACGGTGCGCGCGCCGAGGAGCAGCTGCACGGTCTGCGCACCCCAGGAGTGCCCCGCCGCGACGACAGCGGCGCGGTCGATACGGCCCGCCAGCCCCGGCATCGATCGATCGATCACGTCGAGCTGGTCGAGCACGGCCACGAGGTCATCCCGCCGCTGCAGCCAGATCGAACCGA of the Microbacterium invictum genome contains:
- the bla gene encoding class A beta-lactamase; this encodes MNTIPWIRALAGALVAASVLLIAPACAPSTELPDAATPAPTPTPTPTPTSTSTSSAIDLRAELGALEATYDARVGVYALDTLTGQTVAHRADERFAYASTFKALLAGVVLYEIDDLDRVVAYGGDALVSYSPVTERYVATGLSVGELAEAAVRASDNTAANLLLDQLGGPEGFAAALARSGDEITQPERREPELNSAVPGDPRDTSTPRALVDTLRQYALGDLLADAEKQTLIDWMSGNSTGDTLIRAGAPAGWTVADKSGTGGHGTRNDIGIVWPPDGEPIVIAVLTTRGVADAATDDALVAEAAAVALAGLTEE
- a CDS encoding chlorophyllase; translated protein: MHTPTPLRDSTIVAALDTVLGASAPVVSVAPVTLAAPARPFPLEVRVSAPVHGRDLPVLLFSHGNGWSLDGYAPLTTFWASQGFVVVQPTHLDSRRHGIGVDDDRFGSIWLQRRDDLVAVLDQLDVIDRSMPGLAGRIDRAAVVAAGHSWGAQTVQLLLGARTVGADGVVGGDHGDDRVIAGVLLAATGLGGEQLHPFAKAHFPFMNPSFAELTTPTLVVAGDQDQSKMSSRGPDWFTDAYVHSAGATDLLTLFGAEHSLGGIPSWEAAETTDENPERVAVLARLSAAYLRAAAGGDPQVWHQARETFARAGGGIGRIDSR